The region agtaaaaacataAGTTGAACCGTAATTCGCAACTTTACACTCCGGCTCATATATAGTGTCTGTGTCTATCAATAAATTGGAGTGCTTTAATTGTTTTCAACCGGAGCATCACTGATTTTGACAGTTCTGTAGTAGTAGCTGAAGTCATACAGAGAGTTATGTTTAAGAAGATTATTTTTCTAAAggataaataaatgtgaattctATTGATGCCGAATTAATCTAAAGACGCCACTGATTTTAATAGAGTCAGTACTTTTGGTTTACTACGTGCTTGACTTTTCGAGAATCACCTTATTTTAAAATTAGTCGGAGTTTTGCTGGAGTTTGGCGGATGATTGATTCTACCTTCCAGAAGCGCCGCTGACTGCTGAGCGGCAGTAATTTGACTTTTCGCGGGTTCCTGTCGTTTAACGAAGACGCGTCgctgcaaatatttaaaaacggGCCGTTAAAAGAGTTTACTAAAAAGTGAAATCACTCACCTGCTAACAGCGGAATCCCGGGCGCCATGTTTGCGTGTGCCGGAAGAAGAAATAAGCTTCTCGGATGTGCGTCACGGCGCCGAAGGGCGGGATTTTCAGCGCCACATCAGCAAACAGCCGCTGACCTCATCAAGCACGTCgattaaaaactacatttatcACTTTAATAAATTATTCTGAGGTATCAATAAACTGTTTTATCACAAATAACATCAATAATCTTAATAAGTacgattttattttattttgataaatTCTGGAATCCCACTttagtttttcatttagtcaaGTTGACGGATGTTTATTAAGACTAATAGCACTTCCGTTTCCAAAATAATGGATCTGTTCTTCAGTAAAAGTGCataatttagatattttattttgttacgTTTGTTTGTAATTATCTATGCTcaacaaaattattcaaatattttatttaaaaatatcctacagtattataaatataaatttataGCATTAATATAAAAGTGAACATTatgaatattatatataatacaaATTAGCTTCAATAAATCTATTGATCCTATTTATACgttgaaaaatattttgacttAACCTCTGTTTAagtaaaaatgctgcaaaataaacTTATTTCATCTTAAGTCAGCAAATAAACTTATTGATGctaatttatgtatatttacttttaattacTGTAAAATTAAGTGAATCTTTAAGAGTGAGACataaaacactttcacattTGGACAATCTTTACAGAGGacgttttgcattttaaattttcttattAATTGCGTTTGTTCAAAGCACATTTCACGGTGGTGGAACTGGAATCTTTCTGCTTTATGtcactttggacacattttgggaaatattttgttgactttcaaggcagttttttaaaataattttggacaatttgagcCAGTTTGGACATATTTTCAGTAATTCTGTACAGATCTAAGCCATTTTTGAtgagttttgaatcattttgtacattttttttactcaatTTGGACAattctttattctttttgcaTGTTACAGTCATTGCACATgttacattttgcatttttcttattgtttattttcatttattttactttttgcttatttatctgtatttatggtggaatttttctgctttttgtaattttggacccattttgggccattttttgttggttttcgaGCCATTTTTGCAatcatttttgaacaatttaagACAATATTTTGAAACAATTTGTTTTCAATAATTTTGTACAGGTTTAAGTCATTTAAAAGTTTTCAGTTAATTTTGTGCAGGTTTTTTTGACTCAGTTCAGacaattctttcttttttgtatatTAGTAACTGTGCATTTATATgttatatttttcttattatatatttatttactgtacatttttgtttattttccagccacatttttccttcataaagcatttctattctattcttttctCTAAAGCGGTTTAACATGATGATAGGAAGACGTCGCTGTGGATTTAATGTTGAAAGTTCAAACCGGAAGTCTTATTGCGACAGGCAATGACTTGACGTGACGGTCACCTGACCCTGAGGCCGGAGGGGGCGGGGCCTGGTCTTTTTGAGCACGTAGACAATCAGGAGTTTGTTCTAGACCGACAGGCAGCGGAGAGAACTAAGCGGAGAGAAACTGCGacgaagaaaacaaacaaaaccgatttaaaaaaaaaaacaaacgaacaaaaaacaaacaagaagaaaacaatatGGTGGCCAAACAGAGGATCCGCATGGCGAACGAGAAGCACAGCAAGAACATCACCCAGAGAGGAAACGTGGCCAAATCTACGGTGAGTTCAGTTGATCTCTGATCGATGGAGGTGATTGAAAACCGGCTGAAAACCGACTGAAACTCTGATCAGGTCATCGATCAGAAACCAGAGCAGAGCAGCGAGTCTTTGAGCTTCAGAACCAGTTAGAAAAACCAGTTTAGTCCCAGTGGAACCAGCTCAGAGGGAAAAAGGGATTTATCATCTTTTTTACCTGATTATTTAAGATTTAAACGTCTGCATGCGTGGATCGATATGTTCTGATCGATTCAAAAGAGGTTCCAGATGATCAGCAATTATTTTGATCAGTCAGCTGCTTCATGACTGAATCATTACTTTGAGTAACATCTGGATCAATACACATGATTGATAAGTGTTCTCATGTTTATCTTCTGGTCAATCACTGATCAGTTagttttatttgattaaatatcCAAAAGTAATCATCAAAAAGACTTCACTAATCAATGAGTCAATAATCAGGGAAGTAAAACTCCCAGAAAGTTTAAACTGATCAAACTGTTCCAGTAATTtccaatcaataatcaataacagtGAGTGGAAACTAATTTGTTTTAGACATTTCTCCAAATGTTTGCCAGATCAGAGACGTTTTGAACCCACTGATCAATCCATTGCTGATCAATCAATCACTGATCAGTCAGCTCAGTTTGATTAAATCCTCgtcaataaacacaaaaacaaagactgaaataATCAATCAATGAGCCGATAATcaataatcacaaaaatataACTCTTGGAGAGTTTTAACTGATCAAACTGAGACCGTTTTTCCAATAATCTACgatcaataataaaaaatggacattttctACAAATGTTTGAACGCTCTGATAGATCATTGATCAATCAATCACTGATCAATCAGCTCCGTTTTATTAAATCTTCAtcaatacacacaaaaacagagaccGGAATAACCGATCAATGAGCTGATAATCAATAATCAGGGTCAGTGGATTCAGAAAATGTCCAGATTAAACGTATCTTGATTAAAGACACACTTTTGTTCAATTGACtatgatcaataatcaataatgacaaactgagaataaataataaaacaccagATTATTCCTGAATCTATTGATCAGATCAGAAACTGATCAacagtattgatttattgacaCAAATGTGCAGAAACTGTTTGAGGAAAAACAACGCAACATTTTGATCAATCgactttattaatctctgaTCAGTTTTACcactaaataaaatatttaacataaaaaagaaaaaaatggattaaaataaaatgaattctaaTCAGATGCTGCCGTTACTGAATCTATAATCAATGATTGTGATCAATAAATGTTTCAGAGGAACCTGACGGATGACAAAGGAGTCGGACCGTGGCTGCTGGCGCTCTTCGTCTTCGTCGTCTGTGGATCAGGTGAGtcttcctcatcttcatcttccCGTTTGTTGTTTAGACGTTTGAgcttaaattaaattacattaaattatattaaattaaactaagctacgtaaaattaaattacattaaactAGATAAAATAGAATTATGAGaaattaaataacattaaattaaatggagctacaatgaataaaattagattcatttaaattacattaaagtACACGAACATGTCCTTTTTCAGCTCTCTCTATTCGTATTTTTGTTCAATTGAGGTCAATTGTTTTCTAATTATTAAATCTTAATTCTTCATTTTAGGATTTAGGATTTTAGGATTAGAATAAGTTGATGAAATAaaccataaaataaaaatcttcatcTGTAGAAGCACCATGGAGCTGatcttttcttctttaatattttaaccagaaatgtttttctccatcctttatttatttatttaaaaaatacctgTATCTATTTTCTAAAGataatatttttctaaattcatatatttggttatttttattttttaaaaatagttttgtgTCATTGACTGGTTTATAATTTGTTTCTAGTATTTAATTTCAGCTTCAGATTTAAATTAAATCAGCAAATAGAGAGCAAAAGAGATGAAGCAATAAAACAGTGaattaacaacaataataatattaataataataataataaaatagaagatagaaagataaaaagaagaattttaaaataaccaagcaaaatggtacaaaaaagaaaatatataaataaaaaatattttaaaaaatgtagctATCTgatatgaaatgaaaaacatcaacaaataaatatatcaataaaatttttaaaagataaaattaAAACTGAAGTAATGTAAACATTGCATCATTTGTTTGTAGCTCCGCCCCTTTTGACGTGACTGAGTGTCACTGAGCTCTCGTGTCACAACAACCTGTTGGGAAGTGGTCGATAAAAAACACCTGCATCAGGTGTTCAAACAGGTTTATCTGAGCACGCTCAGATGGAGAGCAGCAGCCGAggtctaaaaaaaagaaaaagatcaaaCATCAAAGTCCAGCTGGTGTCAGCTCAGACTGCTGGACGCAGCACAAAGACTGTAGATTAAAACGTGGaacatttttatctgtttccAACCAGatgtgagaaataaaatgaaaataatgaaaactagAATTCCCACagattgttgtttgtgtttcctctgctgtctgtctgactcTCGGTTTGTTTTCACGCCGTCCTGCAGCCATCTTCCAGATCATCCAGAGCATCAGGATGGGCATGTAGAGTGACATCACCAGCGGGGGGTGGGGCCACGACAAAAACGCCGACGCAGGAGGATCTGAGGACGCCGACGTCAGCAGACTGTCGTGTTCCCGCCCCGAGATGATGCAACAAAACATTCCTGAACTTCTAAATGCCATCACACAAATGACCAAACAAGCCCCGCCCATACAGTAGCCCCGCCCCCAGACAGCAGCCTGTACTCCAGCTATCTGTGTTGATTTAGCATGTCGCCGCCCGCTGACCTTCTCACAGGACTCTCTATCTAAACAAGCCTCATGTCATTCCATCCTGTGCCTTCCTGTGTTTACCTGAGCTTTAGCCCCGCCCCCACCGAGTACACCTTATCAGTGCAGCGGGAGCAGGGTCACAGTCCAACCTGCTCCCGTCAGCTGTTCCAGTGTTCTGACCAAACTCATGCTGTCCGTCCTCGTCTGAGGACACCTGACAGACGTGACATGAAGGTCTTTTGAATCAGAAGGTTTGGAGGAGCCGACAGGTGTGTCTGCACCGTGTGCAGCGTCACCTGAACATTCCTGTTTGCTtaataaagtttcattttgaatATGGATGCGGCGTTTGTGTTTACTGTCTGAACTGTACGACCACTGATAAAACGCAGACTAAAATTCTGCCTTGTGGACGCTGACTTGGAACTGACTGGTTCTGACTTCAACTTGCAGACTTGTTGCTATAGACTAGGGACTTGTTAACATCAACTGGGGACCTGTTGGTTGTCATTTGTACTTGGGGGAGGAGGGTCTTATTGATCCAGACTTGTTGGTCTAGATTTTAGAATTGACGGTCCAGACTAGTAACTTCTTGGTCCTGACTGAAGACACTGGTATAAACTGGGGACTTGTTGGCCTCCACTGGTGACTTGTTTGTCCTGACCAAGTACTTGTTGGTCTCAGCTGGGGACTTGTTGCAAAGTAGTGACTTGCCGGTCCTGACTGTGGACTTGTTAGTCCTAACTGGGAACCTTTCAGCGCTAACTGGTGACTTGTTGGTCCTCACTTGCACTTGGGGCTTGTTGTTCCAGATGTGGTCTAGATTTTGGATCTGATAGTCCAGACTAGAGACTTCTTGGTCCTAACTTAAAATAGGGGTTTTGCTGGTCCTAACTGAGGACTTGTTGGGATAAACTGGGGACTTTTTAGGGACTTGTTGGTCCAGACTGGGGATGTGTTTGTCCTGAGTGTAGATGTGTTGACCTTTAATGAAAACTTGTTGGTGCAGAATGGGGACTTGTTGACTTGCACTGGGAACTAGTAGGTCCTGACTTCATTGGTCCTGAATGGGGACTCGTGGACATCAATTGGGTAGTAGTGGATCTCAACTGAGGTGTTGTTCGTCCAATATGGGACTTGTGGTCCTGACTGTAGATTTGCTGACATGAAGTGCAGACTTACTGGTATAGACTTGTGACTTGTTGGGGACTAGTGGATCCTGACTGTGGTCTTGTTAGTCAAAATGATGGTGAATTTATTGATATGGATTGGGGTCTTGTTGAGCTTGATTAAAGGACTTGTTGACATTAATTGGGGACTAGTTGATCTTGACTCTGGTCTTGTTGTAAATTTGGGTCTTATTAGTTCTGATTGAACTTGTTGACATGGATTGGGGTCTTGTTTACCTCGACTAAAGGACTTGTTGACTTTGGGGACTTTCTGATATTAACTGGACTTCAACTTAAATTCTGTTTCTATGAACCAAGCTCTATTCAAAAACCAcagtttactgtaaaaataagtTTGTCCAGAAGGTGGTGCTGTTTAGTTAGAAACAGGAAATGGAGCTAAATGTTTCCCACAATCCATTGGGACCACATGAGTGCAGGTGAATTAACACACCAATAAACTACAAACTGATTACTGATCAGGCCTCATTAATGGTAATTAGTAAATACTGCAAAAGTAAAAGTATTAATATTGATGAATAATCCATTATTGCAAAActttgaaataattttattttaaaaaaccaacaaagtctttatttttattttgttcaatGTTTTACATgattattctattttattaatttctacatttcaaaATTCATTTATTAGAAAATTTtctatatttctatataaatataatttatttaaaagtatatcgaaatttattttaaatatttcaaaattagtttattttttgttcttgtttcaaACTCAATTAACtgttttttccctaataaattTACACACAGAAGGAGGATttccacaaagaagaaaagcagaaatttaaaaaacaaaagcaatataaacttaaataattattttctaaAGAATCCAAACATTAACATGATTAAATGGCTGCTTGGGTTGATTAATTAATGCATATTTAGCTGTTAATTCCagctaaaaaaacacatttaaccaaaacaatgaataattaaaaaaaaaaactatgactgcttgaaataatataaagcacttattgattaatttattggTATTTTGTGTTGATATTTGGGCCTGAGTGttccataaaaacaacacaaaaacaacaaaaggaagaaaatagTGGGAATAATGATACAAAACAAATacactacactgtaaaacatgaaGGAGCTTAAACAACAGAATATAATTAGTAAaataacatgtttgtttttgggatgtttaaaacaaaatacCTCAAAAATAACTAACgatgcagaaatgaaaacacagtaaagGCAGTAACTGTGACTTTGTGCAGCAGTGGCCTGTTTTCACGTGTTTTTAAGGAGAAACGTGATGTTGTTTGACCCACATCAGCCAGACAGAAGCAGCAGATGTGGGTCACACAGGGTTAAAACCAGACGCTCTTTGTTCGCCAGCTTTTGTTTCCTTCCCAGACAGCAGTGGTTTTCTGGATCACGTccggaaacaacaacaacaaacggcGGCTTCTCACCAAATACTCCAGCTTACGGTCGTTTCCACGCTGCTGCTCCAGGTTCAGTCGGAGATCGCACGAATAAATATCTGCtgaacaaacaaaactgcttttctgtttAGACGTGATAAAGTTAAACATCATCTTAGGTTGTTAATGTCCTGCTTTGACTGGACGTTTttacaacaaacaaataaaaccagGTTGAGCCAGCTGGCAGGAATCAGAcgaacatttttatttgtgtcacGAAACAAAAAGACGGAAGCGGAATAAACTAAATCTGAGAAACCAAAGGAGATGTGCTTCCATCAGCATTTTcaatttgcattaaaaaagtTTGAGTTTGACAGGAGAAATGATCTACAAAAGCTAAACAGAAACAGATGTACATGAATCACATCTATGTGCAACTATGAGCTGAGCACCAGAACTAAAACATAGAACTATCAGAGAAAGTCTGATTTGTCCATGCTTTCCTCTTCACTGAAGTGGTTCAATGTCTTTATGCTGTGTGGACGCCGGCGTCTACAGTCTGTTTCCATGTAAGCAAGAGTCTGGTTAACCCAAACAGGAGTCGGTATCATACAAATACTCCAAGATTATTACTGGGCTATGTGAAATCTGAAGTTTACCAGAGCTGCTGTTGCTTTGTGATCTTAATAAGTGTGCTTCCAAACCACAAGTGTTTCAGGGGAAGACAGCtggacttttatttttgattcttgaagatgtttcaccttcatctaAGAGACTTTCTCATTTCTGACTGATGAGGACAACCAGGAATCCATTATCACCCCAAAACAGGAgtggactggggcaaaaaaaatcagctctggCATTTTTGGCCCAGACCGGCCCACAACATTATCGGTTGACTGAATCAAGCACGAATttctgaatgacaaaaaaactgacagagaggtcggattttcagaacaaaaattcaaaaacatccccAGAGACCTTTACAAACTTGTtgttttggatggaatactcggttaaaccaacattttaggtgcatgtc is a window of Acanthochromis polyacanthus isolate Apoly-LR-REF ecotype Palm Island chromosome 13, KAUST_Apoly_ChrSc, whole genome shotgun sequence DNA encoding:
- the LOC110968164 gene encoding stress-associated endoplasmic reticulum protein 1, with the translated sequence MVAKQRIRMANEKHSKNITQRGNVAKSTRNLTDDKGVGPWLLALFVFVVCGSAIFQIIQSIRMGM